A stretch of the Vigna radiata var. radiata cultivar VC1973A chromosome 7, Vradiata_ver6, whole genome shotgun sequence genome encodes the following:
- the LOC106767644 gene encoding lysine histidine transporter 1, whose protein sequence is MASMEIEATNGHTSAPHRNTEKSEREKKIEDWLPITSKRNGKWWYSAFHNVTAMVGAGVLGLPYAMSELGWGPGVAILILSWIITLYTLWQMVEMHEMVPGKRFDRYHELGQYAFGEKLGLYIVVPQQLVVEIGVNIVYMVTGGTSLQKFHDTVCSDCKKIKLTFFIMIFASVHFVLSHLPDFNSITGVSLAAAVMSLSYSTIAWAASLDKGVQENVQYGYKAQSTAGTVFNFFNALGTVAFAYAGHNVVLEIQATIPSTPEKPSKVPMWRGVVVAYIIVAVCYFPVALIGYWMFGNEVDSDILISLEKPAWLIAMANLFVVIHVIGSYQIYAMPVFDMIETVMVKKLNFEPSTILRFVVRNVYVAFTMFIAITFPFFDGLLGFFGGFAFAPTTYFLPCIMWLVIHKPRRFSLSWFANWICIFLGLCLMILSPIGGLRTIIIKAKTYEFYS, encoded by the exons ATGGCAAGTATGGAAATCGAAGCAACAAATGGTCACACATCTGCTCCTCACAGAAATACA gaaaaatcagagagagagaagaaaattgaggaTTGGCTTCCAATCACTTCTAAAAGGAATGGAAAATGGTGGTATTCAGCTTTCCACAATGTCACTGCCATGGTTGGAGCTGGTGTTCTGGGTCTTCCTTATGCCATGTCTGAGCTTGGATG GGGTCCCGGTGTGGCGATACTTATACTCTCATGGATCATCACCTTGTACACATTATGGCAAATGGTTGAGATGCATGAAATGGTTCCAGGGAAAAGGTTTGACAGGTACCATGAACTGGGTCAGTATGCATTCGGCGAAAAGCTTGGCCTCTACATTGTGGTGCCTCAACAGCTTGTGGTTGAAATTGGGGTTAACATTGTGTACATGGTCACTGGAGGAACATCATTGCAGAAGTTCCATGACACTGTGTGTTCAGACTGCAAAAAGATcaaattaaccttttttattaTGATCTTTGCCTCTGTTCACTTTGTCCTATCCCATCTCCCTGATTTCAACTCCATTACTGGTGTATCCTTGGCAGCTGCAGTCATGTCCTTAAG TTACTCTACAATTGCTTGGGCAGCTAGTTTAGACAAGGGTGTTCAAGAAAATGTACAATATGGTTACAAAGCTCAGAGTACTGCAGGGACAGTGTTTAACTTCTTTAATGCTCTTGGCACTGTGGCTTTTGCCTATGCTGGGCACAATGTGGTGTTGGAAATCCAAGCCACAATTCCATCCACACCTGAGAAACCATCCAAGGTTCCTATGTGGAGAGGAGTGGTTGTTGCCTACATAATTGTGGCTGTATGTTACTTCCCAGTGGCTCTTATTGGCTACTGGATGTTTGGCAATGAGGTTGATTCTGACATCCTCATCTCTTTGGAGAAACCAGCATGGCTCATTGCAATGGctaacttgtttgttgttattcaTGTTATTGGTAGCTATCAG ATTTATGCAATGCCCGTGTTTGACATGATTGAGACTGTGATGGTGAAGAAGTTGAATTTTGAACCAAGCACAATACTTCGTTTTGTCGTAAGGAATGTATATGTGG CATTCACAATGTTCATTGCTATTACCTTTCCATTTTTCGATGGTCTCCTAGGATTTTTTGGAGGGTTTGCTTTTGCTCCAACAACATACTTT CTCCCATGTATCATGTGGCTTGTAATCCACAAACCAAGGAGATTCAGCTTGTCTTGGTTCGCTAACTGG ATCTGCATTTTTCTTGGCCTGTGCTTGATGATATTATCACCAATTGGAGGATTGAGGACAATTATAATCAAAGCCAAGACCTACGAATTTTACTCTTGA
- the LOC106768766 gene encoding ankyrin repeat domain-containing protein 50, which yields MAPTYFPLRWESTGDQWWYASPIDWAAANGHYDLVRELLRMDSNHLFKLTSLRRIRRLEVVWDDEEQFNDVAKFRSEVAQKLLLECESKKGKNSLIRAGYGGWLMYTAASAGDLGFVQVLLERNPLLVFGEGEYGITDILYAAARSKNCEVFRLLFDFAISPRFLSGKGGVVVEEHVGNIPSVYRWEMTNRAVHAAARGGNLKILEELLANCSDVLAYRDADGSTVLHAAAGRGQVEVVKYLISSFDMINSTDHQGNTSLHVAASRGQLATAEALVSAFPTLITMINNSGETFLHKAVSGFQSHAFRRLDKQVDLLRNMLSGKNFHVGDIINDKNNDGRTALHMAIIGNIHTDLVQLLMTAPSINVNISDVDGMTPLDYLRQHPKSASSDILIKKLISAGGMFGCQGHSSRKAIASHLRMQSIGSSPGTSFRVSDTEIFLYTGIENLSDATADHGNGGVSSSSSEHIPYDPNAVENRVSTANKRPSSVNYAAARLKRALQWSRVKDKKYEEKFKKSTDEGSVDSVRKWNNSFDETPTPLRQRFSRPVSLPNNKRTLSVRSQQSSPNAKKRFASGLVHGVMQSMPQVKVSGRSRSSSFSKSSISSPRSIDKQKGIYIDNDISGPSSFNQPPPEDDESPKLVKRTSVGRKLRGHYFCFGAPGLNVKNTVHRRQESQSYKAHAVAVA from the exons ATGGCTCCTACATACTTTCCTCTTCGTTGGGAGAGCACTGGGGACCAGTGGTGGTACGCATCACCAATAGATTGGGCTGCTGCAAATGGCCACTATGACTTGGTTCGTGAGCTTCTCAGAATGGACAGTAACCACCTTTTCAAACTCACTTCCCTGCGCAGAATCCGGCGGCTGGAAGTGGTGTGGGATGATGAAGAACAGTTCAATGATGTTGCAAAGTTTCGGAGCGAGGTAGCACAGAAGCTGCTTCTTGAATGTGAGTCAAAGAAAGGGAAGAACTCTCTCATCAGAGCTGGCTATGGTGGATGGCTAATGTACACTGCTGCCTCAGCTGGGGACTTGGGTTTTGTGCAAGTCCTTCTTGAGAGGAACCCTTTGCTGGTTTTTGGTGAGGGAGAGTATGGTATTACTGACATACTATATGCTGCTGCCAGGAGCAAGAATTGTGAGGTTTTCAGGTTGCTATTTGATTTTGCTATTTCACCAAGGTTTCTATCTGGCAAAGGaggggtggtggtggaggagcATGTTGGGAACATTCCTTCTGTCTATAGGTGGGAAATGACCAATAGGGCTGTTCATGCTGCTGCCAGAGGAGGAAATCTGAAGATTTTGGAGGAGCTTCTAGCCAATTGCTCTGATGTTTTGGCTTACAGAGATGCTGATGGATCAACTGTTTTACATGCAGCTGCAGGAAGAGGCCAAGTTGAG GTTGTTAAATATCTTATATCATCCTTTGACATGATAAACTCCACAGACCATCAGGGTAACACTTCTTTGCATGTGGCTGCTTCCAGGGGCCAATTAGCTACAGCTGAAGCTCTTGTCTCAGCATTTCCCACACTGATTACAATGATAAACAACTCTGGAGAAACTTTTCTCCATAAGGCTGTGTCTGGTTTTCAATCTCACGCATTCAGAAGATTGGACAAGCAGGTTGACCTTTTGAGAAACATGCTGAGTGGGAAGAACTTTCATGTAGGGGACATCATCAATGACAAGAACAATGATGGAAGAACTGCTCTTCACATGGCCATCATAGGCAACATTCACACTGATCTTGTGCAGCTCCTCATGACTGCTCCCTCAATAAATGTGAATATCTCTGATGTTGATGGCATGACCCCATTAGATTACCTTAGACAACACCCCAAATCTGCATCATCAgatatactaataaaaaagtTGATCTCAGCTGGTGGAATGTTTGGTTGTCAAGGTCATAGTTCAAGAAAAGCCATAGCTTCACACTTGAGAATGCAAAGCATTGGAAGCAGTCCTGGGACATCATTCAGAGTCTCAGACACTGAAATATTTTTGTACACTGGCATTGAGAATTTGTCAGATGCTACTGCTGATCATGGAAATGGAGGAGTGAGTTCATCTTCATCAGAACACATTCCATATGACCCGAATGCTGTTGAAAATCGCGTTTCAACAGCTAACAAAAGGCCTAGTTCTGTGAACTATGCAGCAGCAAGGTTGAAGAGAGCTCTTCAGTGGTCTAGAGTGAAAGACAAGAAATATGAAGAGAAGTTCAAAAAGTCTACAGATGAGGGTTCAGTGGACTCAGTCAGGAAATGGAATAACAGTTTTGATGAAACTCCAACCCCACTTAGGCAAAGATTTTCTAGACCAGTTTCACTGCCTAACAACAAAAGAACTCTTTCTGTCAGGAGTCAGCAGTCAAGTCCAAATGCTAAGAAGAGGTTTGCTTCAGGACTAGTGCATGGAGTGATGCAATCCATGCCACAAGTAAAGGTTTCAGGAAGATCCAGGTCTAGTTCCTTTTCAAAGTCATCAATATCTTCACCTAGATCAATAGACAAGCAAAAGGGAATTTACATTGACAATGACATTTCTGGGCCATCTAGCTTTAATCAACCACCACCTGAGGATGATGAATCACCAAAGTTGGTAAAGAGAACTTCAGTTGGTAGGAAGTTGAGGGGCCATTACTTCTGCTTTGGTGCACCTGGCCTTAATGTCAAAAACACAGTTCACAGGCGGCAAGAAAGCCAGAGTTACAAGGCTCATGCTGTTGCTGTGGCTTAA